One bacterium DNA segment encodes these proteins:
- a CDS encoding Hsp20/alpha crystallin family protein: SSGAPRHWIPDADVFETKNDLVVRMDLAGVSRDAVKVLLDEDTVIITGMRKEEYHEECEYYHQIEVEYGYFRRVIHLPRPVDGDKCRALYRDGFLFVILPKVETPVTIHTTVEIL; this comes from the coding sequence TCGTCGGGCGCGCCGCGCCACTGGATCCCGGACGCCGACGTCTTCGAGACCAAGAACGACCTCGTCGTGCGGATGGACCTCGCCGGCGTCAGCCGCGACGCCGTCAAGGTGCTGCTGGACGAGGATACGGTTATCATCACCGGCATGCGCAAAGAGGAATACCACGAGGAATGCGAGTACTACCACCAGATCGAGGTGGAGTACGGATACTTCCGGCGCGTCATTCACCTTCCCCGGCCGGTAGACGGCGACAAATGCCGGGCGCTGTATCGCGACGGTTTCCTCTTCGTAATCCTCCCCAAAGTCGAAACGCCGGTTACGATTCATACCACGGTGGAGATACTTTAA